The window ATGACCTCCGCGGACGTTATCCACTCGTTGTTCGTTCCCGAACTGGGTCTCAAACAGGACGTGTTTCCCCGTCGAACGACCGTTATCCATACGCGCGTTACCGAACCCGGGACGTACCGTGGTTACTGCACCGAGTTTTGTGGGGCGGGCCACGCACGAATGCGGACGACCGTCAGGGTGCTTCCCCAGAACGAGTACCGCCAGTGGCTTCGAGGGAATTCGACGGCACGGATGGAGTCGAACGCCACCAGTGCAACGGGATAGCTCCGAACCGAGTATCCCGCCAGAACTGTACCGTTCACGGTGACTTCGACCGGAAAAACGAACGGGACGAGACGATAGTAAGAGAAAACCCAAATCGGCGGTCAGTTACCGTTCGAGAGTTCGACGTTCTCCAGAGTCACGCCGACGTTCTCGAGGGTCAGTTCGATTCGGCAGATTTCGTACGTTTGGCCGTTTATCGACAGTGAGACCCCTTCGATGGTCGTCGTCGTCTCTTCGACAGTGTAACTTCGCTCTTCGATCGTGGTATCTGGTAGTCCCGGCCCCTCGAGATGGGTGTCCGCGATGGTTACCGTGGCGTCGCTAACGGTTATCTCCTGGCCGCCGACATCGTGGACGCCCGCATCCGAGGCGTGATCGTCCGCCAGTGCGACGGTCGCGCCGCCGCTGATGAGTAGTATGCTGACAAGCACGCTTGCAACGAGTCGTCGTGGTGTTACTCGCATGGTATAGTCAGTAATCCGCTGGGAACGGCAAAAAGCAGGAAGATCGTTGGGGCTAGTTCGAATCGGTTATTCTGCGTTTGTTTCGTACATTTTCTATATGAAAAATCAATCAAAAGTCGTTGGAATTGTTCTTCTCCGTTCTGATACGGTTGCAGGAAACGTAAATATATTCCCTCGAACGCGTTGTTCGATGGAACAGTTTCCAACGATACAGGCACCTCTAAACGTATCGTAGGGTGGGCCTATCGCCTCACCGGTCCCTTCGCCGCTACTCGGTATCCTTCCACTCCCCTGATACCTCGCCGTGAAACTCCCCTTTCGCTTCGCGCTGTTGCGGCCAGAGCATGATGAGCGTCAGGACGAAGTAGTACACGCCAACCGCCGCTACGACGATTTCTCCGGTCACCCCTGGAACGGAGGCCGTTTCGCGCCACGTCTCTCTCGGAACGAAAACCGTTATTCTGAACAGCCACGCTACGCCGAGGAGAAAAAGGAGGAGGTAATACACACGTTGAAGCCTCCGTGACAATGCTTCCCTGTACGATACTTTGAGCATCGGCTTCCGAAGGTCGTCTCCGATCTCTTCGCGCCACTCCTCGACCGGTGCGCCTGCGGGGTCGAACGCGTTCGCATAGACGTTTTCCTCGATGAGACGAACGCGAGCACGAACCGCATCGTACATCCGGTATCGCCGCACGTCGAAGATGAGGAACATCGATACGGCTACCATACCGATGAGCAGAAGGTACGGGGAGGAGTCGGTACTCTCGAACGCAAGCGCGAGAACGGCGGTGACTAAGGCAATCGCCCAATCGACGGTGAGATCCAGTCTGTCCAGGAACTTTCCTGCGGTCGAAACCTCACCCCGATAGTAATGGGGGACCAGCGAAAGGAACTCCTCGCGGTCGTATGCAGCATTCTTTGCGACTTCCCGTGCCGTGTCCCCGGTCGAATCGAAGTTCTCGGGACTGTCGTTTGTCATCATATACCATAGTCTCGTGACGGCGAAAAGGTTACTACTCGAATGATTTCGGCAGCGGTATTGATCGAGCGCCGACGGATTCACAGACGACGCCCTCAGTCGTCCGACTGCGCCCCGAGTTCGAACCGTTGTACCTTTCCGCTCGTCGTCCGCGGAAGCGTCCGAACGAACTCGATGATTCGCGGATGTTTGTACGCCGCCATCGTCTCCAAACAATGGTTCCGAAGCTGGTCTGCATCGGGTGATTCTCCGGCTTTTGGAACGACGTAGGCCTTGATAGTCTCGCCACGTCTGTCGTCCGGTTCGCCGACCACCGCAGCGTCCGCGACGGTCGGATGGTGATGCAGTACCTCCTCCACTTCCTTCGGATAGACGTTGTAGCCCGCAGTGAGGATCACATCGGATTTTCGGCCGAGCACTTCGTAGTAGTTGTCGTCATCCCGGCGAACGATGTCGCCGGTCCGAAAGTAGCCGTCTTCGGTAAATACCGTGGCCGTTTCCTCGGGCAGCCCGTGGTATCCCTTCATCACATGTGGCCCCCGGACGAGCAGTTCTCCGGATTCGCCGGGTTTGACTTCGTCCTCGTTCGCGTCCACAACCTTGCAGTCGGTCGCTCTGAACGGTTGACCGATGGTTCCGGACCGTGGGCCAAACGTCGCGTTGATTCCGGCGTGTGTTCCCCCGCCGGTTTCCGTCAGGCCGTATGCTTCGAACAGTTCTAGACCGGCACCCGCTTCGAACGTCTCTTGAACCGCAGTCGGCATCGTCGTCCCTCCTTCCATCGACTCTTTCAGGCTCGATAGATCGTACTCGCCGAAGGAATCGTGTTCGATGATATCGACGTACATCGTCGCGACGGCGCCGAATTTCGTTATTCGTTTCGATTCGATGGTCGCCATCGCGTCCTCCGGGTCCCACGATTCCGGGTCGCGGAGATAGACGCTCGCACCGCGAATGAGGGGTTGCCACGTTCGATTGACGAATCCGGCGATATGTGACAGCGGGAGCACCGAGAGAAATCGCTCCTGTTCAGCATCGAGGGTGGTTCGCTCGAATCCCATAAACGATTGCGCTCGCAGGTTTCTGTGGGTGAGCAAGACACCCTTCGGGTCTCCCGTCGTCCCGCTCGTGTAGGGTTGCATGGCGACATCGTCGTCCAGTCGCTCGACGAGCGTGGGGTCCCCATCGATAGTTGCAAACGAATGGTCCCAACGGTCA of the Haladaptatus caseinilyticus genome contains:
- a CDS encoding DUF2270 domain-containing protein, which translates into the protein MTNDSPENFDSTGDTAREVAKNAAYDREEFLSLVPHYYRGEVSTAGKFLDRLDLTVDWAIALVTAVLALAFESTDSSPYLLLIGMVAVSMFLIFDVRRYRMYDAVRARVRLIEENVYANAFDPAGAPVEEWREEIGDDLRKPMLKVSYREALSRRLQRVYYLLLFLLGVAWLFRITVFVPRETWRETASVPGVTGEIVVAAVGVYYFVLTLIMLWPQQREAKGEFHGEVSGEWKDTE
- a CDS encoding class I adenylate-forming enzyme family protein, giving the protein MKADAFSVVARSGNVARLYDETADTHPGKLALEMNDERYTYAELRDRSARFAGGLHALGLQPGDRIALFLPNCPEFVVAALGALKAGTPFIPMNPQYRTREAVYRLEDGGATAIVTDEALRGTVDAVTNELDGDPIIIGRGDRWDHSFATIDGDPTLVERLDDDVAMQPYTSGTTGDPKGVLLTHRNLRAQSFMGFERTTLDAEQERFLSVLPLSHIAGFVNRTWQPLIRGASVYLRDPESWDPEDAMATIESKRITKFGAVATMYVDIIEHDSFGEYDLSSLKESMEGGTTMPTAVQETFEAGAGLELFEAYGLTETGGGTHAGINATFGPRSGTIGQPFRATDCKVVDANEDEVKPGESGELLVRGPHVMKGYHGLPEETATVFTEDGYFRTGDIVRRDDDNYYEVLGRKSDVILTAGYNVYPKEVEEVLHHHPTVADAAVVGEPDDRRGETIKAYVVPKAGESPDADQLRNHCLETMAAYKHPRIIEFVRTLPRTTSGKVQRFELGAQSDD